Proteins found in one Legionella pneumophila subsp. pascullei genomic segment:
- a CDS encoding transposase: MSAPVIRKGPKNLDSWKEEIARMWRFSKSNGITEGFHRKMKLIQRRAYGFRNFENYRLRVKVLCS; this comes from the coding sequence GTGAGTGCTCCTGTAATTCGGAAAGGCCCGAAAAACCTCGATTCATGGAAAGAAGAAATTGCCCGTATGTGGCGTTTTAGTAAATCAAATGGCATCACTGAAGGATTTCATCGAAAAATGAAATTAATACAACGAAGAGCTTATGGATTTAGAAACTTTGAAAATTACAGGTTAAGGGTTAAAGTTTTGTGTTCTTGA
- the legL2 gene encoding Dot/Icm T4SS effector LegL2, whose amino-acid sequence MRVELFNPSIKKIIVKLNQLKGLWIVQLNLSKNRLGEKKFTDLVVLLSMLKAFGVTYLNLHFNNLGQKTGTELVALFKILKDSGISRLSLSANDLYQKTGTELATLLTVLSDSDIIQLDLSCNWLGQRPDAELIELFKAWSSTPIIDLDLANNGLGKKSGIVLSEIFCALKVSSISHLGLRNNDLYQRTGAEFSSLLSAIKDSPITHLDLSDNGLHLMVVTAFETLFDALKDSSVTHLNLCRNGIGYLDMFEMTAMFCSLQYTGVTHLDLGENGLELMTAEALAAIFRVFKDSRLIHLGLNDSYLNNRTTEDLHLIFNALPANIATIKLSLEELTEMSSEQRQTIQRRFPRAEQVILVNNVEGRELNPSLSLGDANVYRRLGFVGVSPPSLAGLTSFFVVSNNLRFTREVQKLLPDQVTERIVKNILG is encoded by the coding sequence ATGCGCGTTGAACTATTTAATCCATCCATTAAAAAAATCATTGTCAAATTGAACCAGTTAAAAGGCTTGTGGATTGTCCAACTCAATTTGTCAAAAAACCGACTAGGTGAGAAAAAATTCACTGACTTGGTAGTTCTGCTCAGTATGCTCAAGGCTTTTGGAGTCACTTATCTTAATTTGCACTTCAATAATCTTGGGCAAAAGACTGGAACCGAATTGGTGGCCCTGTTTAAGATTCTTAAGGACTCTGGAATCAGCCGTCTTAGTTTAAGTGCTAATGACCTTTACCAAAAGACTGGGACGGAGTTAGCCACCTTGTTAACCGTTTTAAGCGATTCAGATATCATTCAGCTTGATTTAAGCTGCAATTGGCTGGGACAAAGACCAGACGCTGAACTAATCGAACTATTTAAGGCATGGAGTAGTACTCCAATCATTGATCTTGACTTGGCCAATAATGGTCTTGGTAAAAAATCGGGGATCGTGTTGTCGGAAATATTCTGTGCATTGAAAGTATCTTCAATTAGCCATCTTGGTTTACGCAATAATGATCTTTATCAAAGGACAGGTGCCGAATTTTCATCCCTGTTGAGTGCCATAAAAGATTCTCCAATCACTCACCTCGACTTAAGTGATAATGGGTTGCATCTAATGGTTGTTACTGCTTTTGAGACTCTATTTGATGCTCTAAAAGACTCTTCCGTCACCCATCTCAATTTATGCCGTAATGGCATTGGGTATCTGGATATGTTTGAAATGACAGCGATGTTTTGTTCACTCCAATATACAGGGGTGACTCATCTTGATTTAGGAGAGAATGGTCTGGAGTTGATGACCGCTGAGGCGTTAGCAGCTATATTCAGAGTTTTTAAAGACTCCAGATTAATTCATCTTGGCTTAAATGATAGCTATTTAAATAACAGAACAACAGAAGATTTGCATCTTATTTTTAATGCATTGCCAGCCAATATAGCGACGATTAAATTATCACTTGAAGAGTTAACTGAGATGAGCAGCGAGCAACGTCAGACGATTCAAAGGCGTTTTCCCAGGGCGGAGCAAGTTATTCTAGTTAATAACGTGGAGGGTAGGGAGTTAAACCCTTCATTAAGCCTGGGCGATGCCAATGTATATCGGCGGTTAGGCTTTGTTGGGGTGTCGCCCCCGTCTTTAGCTGGTTTAACTTCCTTTTTTGTGGTCAGCAACAACCTCAGGTTCACACGTGAAGTGCAAAAATTACTCCCAGATCAAGTAACAGAACGTATTGTCAAGAATATTCTCGGCTGA
- the plaB gene encoding phospholipase PlaB codes for MIVIFVHGWSVTHTNTYGELPQWLENQSKQGKLDIQVGNIYLGRYISFDDTVTVDDIARAFDQAVRDEIVDKLQDGQRFACITHSTGGPIVRKWMDLYFKNNLAKCPLSHLIMLAPANHGSALAQLGKSRLARIKSFFEGVEPGKYVLDWLELGSDMSWQLNESWLDYDCTANGIYCFVLTGQKIDRQLYDALNSYTGEAGSDGVVRVAATNMNYSLLKLHQEGDNGESLVVAKMIRTQPMAFGVLPGLAHSGKNIGIIRSISMANAATHPTAIWILRCLQVKSRDSYNTLVKELDKITKETQKNEHTEFVKTLVFKREYITNRYSMIIFRLIDDRGNHLVDYDLYLTAGPQYSEQALPAGFFIDRQRNLNNRGKLTYFLDYDIMESGINTPKMRGNLGFRIKAYPESSDQALAYYRLFDFHSSLADINKILHPNETVMVEIMLQRRVDRTVFRMTNNLAPAKISVKTTGKKVD; via the coding sequence ATGATTGTTATCTTCGTCCATGGCTGGAGTGTCACGCATACCAATACTTATGGGGAACTTCCTCAATGGCTTGAAAATCAGAGCAAACAGGGAAAGCTGGATATTCAAGTCGGCAATATTTATCTTGGGCGCTACATCAGTTTTGATGATACGGTGACGGTTGACGATATAGCACGCGCATTTGATCAAGCGGTACGTGATGAAATTGTTGATAAGCTACAAGATGGGCAGCGTTTTGCTTGTATCACTCACTCTACCGGTGGGCCTATTGTCCGCAAATGGATGGATTTATACTTTAAGAATAATCTTGCAAAATGTCCGTTGAGTCACCTTATCATGCTGGCTCCTGCCAACCACGGTTCTGCTCTTGCTCAACTTGGTAAATCCCGACTAGCTCGTATAAAGAGTTTTTTTGAAGGTGTTGAACCGGGAAAATATGTACTTGATTGGCTTGAACTTGGAAGCGACATGAGCTGGCAACTTAATGAAAGCTGGCTTGATTACGATTGTACTGCTAATGGCATCTATTGCTTTGTACTTACTGGCCAGAAAATTGATCGCCAACTTTATGATGCACTAAACTCTTACACGGGAGAAGCAGGGTCTGATGGCGTGGTACGTGTCGCTGCAACAAATATGAATTATAGTCTATTGAAATTACATCAGGAGGGGGATAACGGTGAAAGTCTTGTAGTCGCTAAAATGATACGGACACAGCCAATGGCATTTGGGGTTCTGCCAGGACTAGCGCATTCTGGTAAAAATATCGGGATCATCCGTAGTATTTCAATGGCCAATGCAGCGACTCATCCCACAGCAATATGGATCTTGAGATGCCTGCAAGTAAAAAGCCGTGACTCGTATAATACGTTAGTAAAAGAGCTGGATAAGATTACTAAAGAAACTCAGAAGAATGAGCATACGGAATTTGTGAAAACACTTGTATTTAAACGCGAGTATATAACCAATCGCTACTCTATGATTATTTTCCGGCTTATTGATGACCGAGGCAATCACCTTGTCGATTATGATCTTTATCTAACTGCTGGCCCCCAATATAGCGAGCAGGCGCTTCCTGCAGGTTTCTTCATAGATCGCCAACGAAACCTGAATAATCGAGGAAAACTGACTTATTTTCTTGACTACGACATCATGGAATCCGGGATTAATACTCCAAAAATGAGAGGCAATCTAGGGTTCCGTATTAAGGCATACCCTGAATCAAGTGACCAAGCCCTTGCCTATTACAGATTATTTGATTTTCATTCATCCCTTGCTGATATTAACAAAATTCTTCATCCGAATGAAACAGTAATGGTAGAAATCATGCTTCAGCGACGAGTAGATAGAACGGTCTTCCGTATGACTAACAACCTTGCCCCAGCAAAAATCAGTGTGAAAACGACTGGCAAAAAAGTAGATTGA
- a CDS encoding RES family NAD+ phosphorylase, protein MYSYIDFSEKVHRLIPSKFPPVTLFDWADSAEEIEQIALLEGLTNERILAELGKINLIDKEDWIGGPGSTPIMAAFTHIGFESRFSDGSFGVYYAASSLETAIKETCFHRARFYSASNEKPCSISMREYVATIKKPLIDIRDKRYKELFNPDPAYYGKSQEFGKTVYEKKEWGLLYPSVRNLNGLCMAVLRPPALTLPRQGCHLRYIWDGEKISDVYKESKIANV, encoded by the coding sequence ATGTACTCCTATATAGATTTTAGTGAAAAAGTGCATAGATTAATACCCTCTAAATTTCCGCCTGTAACTTTATTTGATTGGGCAGACTCAGCGGAAGAGATCGAACAAATAGCTCTACTTGAAGGTCTAACTAATGAAAGGATACTTGCAGAGCTCGGTAAAATAAATTTGATAGATAAAGAGGATTGGATAGGTGGTCCCGGATCTACTCCGATTATGGCTGCTTTTACACATATTGGATTTGAGTCAAGATTTAGTGATGGCAGTTTTGGTGTTTATTATGCCGCTTCATCCCTTGAAACAGCAATAAAGGAAACTTGCTTTCATCGAGCAAGGTTTTATAGTGCGTCAAATGAAAAACCTTGCTCGATCTCAATGAGAGAATATGTGGCTACTATAAAAAAACCTTTAATAGATATTAGAGATAAAAGATATAAAGAGCTGTTTAATCCTGATCCAGCTTATTATGGTAAAAGCCAGGAGTTTGGAAAAACAGTTTATGAGAAAAAAGAATGGGGGTTGCTGTACCCAAGTGTAAGAAATTTAAATGGCTTATGTATGGCTGTATTAAGGCCTCCAGCACTTACTCTACCAAGACAGGGATGTCATTTAAGATATATTTGGGATGGTGAAAAAATTTCAGATGTTTATAAAGAAAGTAAAATTGCAAATGTTTAA
- a CDS encoding antitoxin Xre-like helix-turn-helix domain-containing protein, whose protein sequence is MQTNTSSLQNIPDDVVWKSLTNLVERFDLKESEARILMGDMPRSTYTSHKAKLNRDQKERVSYLLGIYKSLRILFEDGEQARTWINRKNNLPPFNGLTPKEYMLEGGIVRLADVRKFLDFWRGY, encoded by the coding sequence ATGCAAACGAATACAAGCTCTTTACAAAACATACCGGATGACGTGGTGTGGAAGTCTTTAACTAATCTTGTAGAGCGTTTTGATCTAAAAGAAAGTGAAGCCCGTATTTTAATGGGAGATATGCCTCGCTCCACATACACTTCCCATAAAGCAAAATTAAACAGAGATCAAAAAGAGAGAGTCTCTTATCTTCTGGGGATTTATAAGTCTTTACGCATATTGTTTGAAGATGGAGAGCAAGCCAGAACCTGGATTAATCGTAAAAATAACCTACCTCCATTTAACGGTTTAACACCAAAAGAATATATGCTGGAAGGAGGGATAGTTCGTCTTGCAGATGTGAGGAAATTTCTGGATTTCTGGAGAGGTTATTAG
- a CDS encoding methyltransferase, which yields MIDTMQNEPNIHYTYNYKQPDEYHFSLDSIHLAKFVAKQLNSYRDLGSLRVLDLCAGCGVIGIELSWHLQAIRQIDFIEIQDIYTEYFYQNIANVNRPELQLRWHLLNYDELHEKKWEGKFDLIISNPPYFQPGHGMLSPSKFKNRCRFYLDSSFQNYIRALENSLANKGRAYFLLRPLQHHGLDLFSDIQKVLQETSVSAKKISHIRSADIILLEKL from the coding sequence ATGATTGATACAATGCAGAACGAACCAAATATCCATTATACTTATAATTACAAACAACCTGACGAATATCATTTCAGTCTTGATTCAATTCACCTGGCGAAATTTGTCGCCAAACAATTAAACTCTTATAGAGATCTTGGCTCATTAAGAGTATTAGATCTCTGCGCAGGCTGTGGAGTCATTGGAATTGAACTATCATGGCATCTTCAAGCAATCAGGCAGATTGATTTTATTGAGATCCAGGATATTTATACTGAATATTTTTATCAAAACATAGCTAACGTCAATCGACCTGAATTGCAACTTCGCTGGCACCTTTTAAATTATGATGAACTACATGAAAAAAAATGGGAAGGCAAATTTGATTTGATTATCAGTAATCCCCCCTATTTCCAACCAGGCCATGGAATGCTTTCCCCTTCAAAATTTAAAAATCGTTGCAGATTTTATTTAGATAGCTCCTTTCAAAATTATATTCGAGCTCTGGAAAATTCACTTGCAAATAAAGGTAGGGCTTATTTTTTATTACGCCCGTTACAACATCATGGTCTGGATTTATTTTCTGATATACAAAAAGTCCTGCAGGAAACATCAGTATCAGCAAAAAAAATATCGCATATCCGTAGTGCGGATATTATTTTATTAGAAAAGCTGTAG
- a CDS encoding phosphoenolpyruvate carboxylase: protein MKQDVSHLPRELSSMVSWSLTRLKKAIAEVYGKETYERIEQIRLSMQDTIGSEPLALGKALHSLQIELSKLDKRQLYQIAHGFSLMMELINTCENAYRIFRINQRKEQIYSDRPQGIHYVLTAHPTEARTNEFLKLFKAIRDYLVEVLKSPYLMNESHLDQMLKISLQINISYHEKPSVEDEAQYIYQYALHPLNIKLYHSFLAKGVPIQLRTWVGGDKDGHSGVNEKIMLKSLELSRFFFIAYIQECLKEVLEIIKLSTALNKNKSLADQISQLVKKANHLKKIQPKDHEKVSAFKKELTAIQSNTLKFLNFEPEQFSIISSIFHLYPALVMPIELREDSAIVKESLTSIKKTTITKMLEHVHSITYGTDPKNYIRGFILSMVESAEDIKNGINLVKQVFKSYALPVVPLFENQLALTNADTILNDSITEDIRQKHLKQWDGNYEVMLGYSDSSKENGVLPSRLMIAKSLKNIQSTLENKNLRPIFFHGSGGSIERGGGDIKEQTASWSKEMMSNYKATVQGEMVARLFGSSSILKSQIDKFLDIYSQKGKNTDNGYPEELSLFSARVSQKYKTLIQSDWFWQIIEQASPYHFLKELKIGSRPTKRKSGPDQRKLRAIPWILCWTQTRLLFPTWWGIGSTWSELDDIEKNRLKVLYKENALFAAFVKQLGVTLSKVYLPIWEQYLYQLTGSNEYLKPFQSELESTVLFFYQITGEKDFCFHQPWLGESIQLRSTLIHPLNLIQIEAMKRKDLPLLRKTVTGISCGMLTTG, encoded by the coding sequence ATGAAACAAGATGTCTCCCATTTGCCAAGAGAGCTCAGCAGCATGGTTTCCTGGTCTCTTACCCGCTTAAAGAAAGCCATTGCAGAAGTCTATGGAAAGGAAACATATGAAAGAATTGAGCAAATTCGACTATCCATGCAAGATACAATCGGGAGTGAGCCGCTTGCACTTGGAAAAGCTCTTCATAGTCTTCAAATCGAGCTTTCCAAGCTTGATAAAAGACAGCTTTATCAAATAGCTCATGGTTTTTCTCTCATGATGGAGCTGATTAATACCTGTGAAAATGCCTATCGCATTTTTCGTATCAACCAAAGAAAAGAACAAATTTATTCTGACAGGCCTCAAGGTATTCATTATGTGTTGACAGCACATCCAACAGAAGCTCGTACTAATGAATTTTTAAAGCTTTTCAAAGCAATCCGTGACTATCTTGTCGAAGTTCTTAAATCACCCTATCTGATGAATGAATCTCATCTTGATCAAATGCTTAAAATCTCGCTTCAGATTAATATTTCCTATCATGAAAAACCAAGTGTAGAAGACGAGGCTCAATACATTTATCAATACGCACTCCATCCACTCAACATCAAACTTTATCATTCTTTTTTAGCAAAAGGCGTTCCTATTCAATTACGCACCTGGGTAGGAGGAGATAAGGATGGGCACTCAGGTGTTAATGAAAAAATCATGCTTAAAAGTCTCGAACTTTCTCGCTTTTTTTTTATTGCCTATATTCAGGAATGCTTAAAAGAAGTGCTGGAAATCATCAAGCTTTCAACTGCATTAAATAAAAACAAATCCTTGGCAGATCAGATTAGTCAGCTTGTTAAAAAAGCGAATCATCTTAAAAAAATACAACCAAAAGATCATGAAAAAGTATCAGCATTCAAAAAAGAATTAACTGCTATACAGTCAAATACACTAAAATTTTTAAATTTCGAACCTGAACAATTCTCCATCATCTCTAGTATTTTTCATCTGTATCCTGCCCTGGTCATGCCTATAGAACTTAGAGAAGACTCCGCCATTGTAAAAGAGAGTTTAACAAGCATAAAAAAAACAACCATCACCAAAATGCTTGAACACGTCCATTCTATAACTTATGGGACTGATCCTAAAAACTATATACGAGGTTTTATCCTCAGTATGGTTGAATCAGCTGAGGATATAAAAAATGGAATTAACCTGGTTAAACAAGTTTTTAAAAGCTACGCCCTACCGGTTGTTCCCTTGTTTGAAAATCAACTTGCTCTCACTAATGCGGATACAATTTTAAATGATTCAATCACTGAAGATATTAGACAGAAACATCTCAAACAGTGGGACGGAAACTATGAAGTGATGTTGGGTTATTCCGACTCGTCTAAAGAAAATGGGGTACTGCCCTCTCGACTCATGATTGCGAAAAGCTTAAAAAACATTCAGTCTACACTGGAAAATAAAAACCTTCGGCCCATCTTTTTTCATGGTTCGGGCGGCAGTATTGAGCGAGGAGGTGGGGATATCAAAGAACAAACTGCTTCCTGGTCTAAGGAAATGATGTCTAATTATAAAGCGACTGTCCAGGGAGAAATGGTTGCAAGACTCTTTGGTTCGAGTTCCATACTCAAAAGTCAAATTGACAAATTTCTTGATATCTATTCGCAAAAAGGTAAAAACACTGATAATGGTTATCCTGAAGAGTTGTCATTATTTTCTGCAAGAGTTAGCCAGAAATACAAAACACTTATACAAAGCGACTGGTTTTGGCAAATAATAGAACAAGCCTCCCCTTATCATTTTTTGAAAGAGTTGAAGATTGGCTCTCGTCCAACCAAACGAAAATCAGGTCCTGATCAACGAAAACTTCGTGCCATCCCATGGATCCTGTGCTGGACTCAAACACGACTTCTTTTCCCTACCTGGTGGGGTATCGGCTCTACTTGGTCAGAACTAGATGACATTGAAAAAAACAGACTCAAGGTACTTTATAAAGAAAATGCTCTTTTTGCCGCCTTTGTAAAACAATTAGGTGTCACGCTTTCCAAGGTATATCTCCCTATCTGGGAACAGTACTTATACCAATTGACTGGCTCCAATGAATATCTCAAGCCTTTTCAATCAGAATTGGAGTCAACCGTTCTATTCTTCTATCAAATAACGGGTGAGAAAGATTTTTGTTTTCATCAACCCTGGCTTGGCGAAAGTATTCAATTAAGATCAACCTTGATTCATCCTTTGAATCTTATTCAGATTGAAGCTATGAAAAGGAAGGATTTACCTCTTTTAAGAAAAACAGTCACGGGCATTTCTTGCGGTATGTTGACAACAGGATGA
- a CDS encoding cupin domain-containing protein, which translates to MNNGSKSNTFGFLAALAILACTYTPSFATCPTNSQTIGVTKMNEHQWEEINDHHSHPKQAIFFHDHKSGLVKFKAGYKNPPHYYENDLAGIIISGEIDFKVNGKTISLGKGDYFTIPARTCISSFSKNGATIAMFGHKPGSYEKIKSE; encoded by the coding sequence ATGAATAATGGAAGTAAATCAAATACATTTGGCTTTTTAGCCGCGTTAGCAATACTGGCTTGTACCTATACACCGAGTTTTGCAACATGCCCAACTAATAGTCAAACTATTGGCGTGACCAAAATGAACGAACACCAATGGGAAGAAATTAATGATCATCACTCTCATCCCAAGCAAGCTATATTTTTTCATGATCATAAAAGTGGGTTAGTTAAGTTTAAAGCAGGCTATAAAAACCCCCCACATTATTATGAGAATGATCTTGCAGGCATAATAATTTCAGGGGAAATCGACTTCAAAGTAAATGGTAAAACAATAAGCCTTGGTAAAGGAGACTATTTTACAATACCCGCTCGCACTTGCATTAGTTCCTTTTCAAAAAATGGCGCTACAATAGCCATGTTCGGACATAAACCCGGGTCTTATGAAAAAATTAAATCAGAATAA
- a CDS encoding NUDIX domain-containing protein → MKINNIPYYVATRVVKRIQSWLGLSTLGARAIVINTEEQVLLVKHTYQPHWYLPGGGVKKGESPKAAVIRELQEEVGIITAEQDVILFGIYHHKYLGVNDYPVIYIVKKYTSHVAYSREIEQMKWFRLDTLPEMVSQGTKRRLVEYINKNPISEKW, encoded by the coding sequence ATGAAGATAAATAATATCCCTTATTATGTCGCTACCCGTGTCGTGAAACGTATACAGTCATGGCTGGGATTGAGTACTCTGGGAGCTCGGGCAATAGTAATTAATACAGAGGAACAAGTGCTATTGGTAAAACATACTTATCAACCTCATTGGTATTTACCAGGAGGAGGAGTAAAAAAAGGAGAATCACCCAAGGCTGCGGTAATCCGTGAACTGCAGGAAGAGGTTGGTATTATTACTGCTGAACAAGATGTAATTTTATTCGGAATTTATCACCACAAATATCTGGGAGTTAATGATTATCCAGTCATTTATATAGTTAAAAAATATACCAGTCATGTCGCCTATTCCAGGGAAATTGAACAAATGAAATGGTTTAGACTTGATACATTACCAGAAATGGTGAGCCAAGGAACCAAACGCAGACTGGTTGAATATATTAATAAAAATCCAATATCAGAAAAGTGGTGA
- a CDS encoding glutamate-5-semialdehyde dehydrogenase → MNTHIINQLRAAKKATTNLNLIQSDTRAKVLKTLAANLEKHLENIIQENQKDLSLMLEQDPKYDRLLLSKDRILSLANDVRKVADLPNPLGVSLLEKSMPSGLIIKKITVPLGVIAVIYESRPNVTIDIFSLCFKSGNVSILKGGKEAYFTNSYLVLLIKNTLKNFNIDTDLVCLLPPERALMTQLLNATGFVDLCIPRGSQNLINFVRDNAKIPVIETGAGIVHVYFDKSGDLEKGKKIINNAKTRRVSVCNALDTLIIHTDRLKHLPELVEALSKNNVIIYADKAAYQALDKSYPEQLLMRANPQDFGHEFLDYKLAIKTVPNIQAAIDHIQQFSSHHSEAIIAEEESAIDKFLIEVDAAAVYANASTAFTDGGEFGLGAEIGISTQKVHARGPMGLDALTSYKWVIRGTGQIRN, encoded by the coding sequence TAATTTAGAGAAGCACCTTGAAAACATAATACAAGAAAATCAAAAAGATTTAAGTTTAATGCTTGAGCAAGATCCTAAATATGATCGTTTATTATTAAGTAAAGACAGAATTTTGTCATTGGCTAATGATGTGAGAAAAGTAGCTGATTTACCAAATCCATTAGGAGTTAGTCTCCTTGAAAAGTCTATGCCAAGTGGTTTGATTATTAAGAAAATCACTGTACCTTTAGGTGTCATCGCAGTCATTTATGAGTCAAGGCCTAATGTAACTATCGATATCTTCAGCCTATGTTTTAAATCTGGGAACGTTTCTATTTTAAAAGGTGGAAAAGAAGCATATTTTACTAATAGTTATCTAGTTTTATTAATTAAAAATACATTAAAGAATTTTAATATAGACACAGATCTTGTTTGTTTATTACCACCAGAAAGAGCATTGATGACTCAATTATTAAATGCCACAGGTTTTGTTGATTTATGCATTCCAAGAGGGAGTCAGAATCTAATAAATTTTGTCAGAGACAATGCCAAAATACCTGTCATTGAAACGGGGGCAGGCATCGTCCATGTCTATTTTGATAAAAGTGGAGATTTGGAAAAAGGTAAAAAAATTATTAACAACGCTAAAACCAGAAGAGTAAGTGTTTGCAATGCATTGGATACTTTGATTATTCATACCGATCGTTTAAAGCACTTGCCAGAACTTGTGGAGGCATTATCTAAAAATAATGTGATTATATATGCCGACAAGGCAGCTTATCAGGCTTTAGATAAGAGTTATCCTGAACAACTTTTAATGAGGGCAAATCCACAAGATTTTGGTCATGAATTTCTAGACTATAAATTAGCAATAAAAACGGTACCCAATATACAAGCAGCTATTGATCATATTCAACAATTCAGTTCCCATCATAGTGAGGCTATTATTGCAGAAGAGGAGTCTGCAATTGATAAATTTCTAATTGAAGTGGATGCTGCAGCTGTCTATGCCAATGCTTCTACTGCATTTACAGATGGTGGGGAGTTCGGATTAGGGGCTGAAATTGGAATTAGTACGCAAAAAGTTCATGCGCGAGGGCCCATGGGATTAGACGCTTTAACAAGCTACAAATGGGTTATAAGAGGGACTGGACAAATTAGAAATTAG